In the genome of Terribacillus sp. FSL K6-0262, one region contains:
- a CDS encoding IS1182 family transposase (programmed frameshift), producing the protein MLNSRENDQTALEIVTIEELVPENHLLRKIETHIDFSFIREKVRPYYSADNGRPSLDPLVLFKMIFIGYLFGIRSERQLEKEIQTNIAYRWFLGLKLTDPVPHHSTISWNRCNRFKGTDIFQQIFDEIVEQAMKHRMVGGRVLFTDSTHLKANANKRKFIKKEVQEATRSYQEELDKAIQEERTKQGKKPLKSREEVTETKVVKESTTDPESGYMYREGKPEGFFYLDHRTTDMKYNIITDVHVTAGNVHDSRPYLERLERQKERFNFDVEAVALDSGYLTTPICHALNEQNIFAVIGHRRFHPTKGLMPKWKFKYVPEKDHYVCPNGQTLPLRTTNREGYKEYASDPKQCTACPLLATCTKSRNHRKVITRHVWEGSKDWVRENRLSHSGKLLYKLRKETIERSFADAKQLHGLRYCRLRGREKVQEQALMTATCQNIKKIANHLAKLG; encoded by the exons ATGTTAAATTCCAGAGAGAATGACCAAACAGCTCTTGAAATCGTAACTATAGAAGAACTTGTCCCTGAAAACCACCTATTGCGTAAGATAGAAACCCACATAGATTTCTCCTTCATCCGTGAAAAAGTTCGTCCTTATTATTCGGCGGACAATGGCCGTCCTTCCCTAGATCCTCTTGTCCTCTTTAAAATGATCTTTATCGGCTACCTTTTCGGTATCCGTTCCGAAAGGCAATTAGAGAAAGAAATCCAGACAAACATTGCTTACCGTTGGTTTTTAGGACTTAAACTCACGGACCCAGTCCCTCACCACTCTACAATAAGCTGGAATCGTTGTAATCGATTCAAGGGCACAGATATCTTCCAACAAATCTTTGATGAAATTGTAGAACAGGCAATGAAGCATCGTATGGTTGGAGGACGCGTCTTATTCACTGATTCCACCCACTTAAAAGCCAATGCGAATAAAAGAAAGTTCATCAAGAAGGAAGTACAGGAAGCTACTCGTTCATATCAGGAAGAATTGGATAAAGCAATCCAAGAAGAACGTACAAAACAAGGAAAAAAGC CTTTAAAGTCACGAGAGGAGGTGACAGAAACGAAAGTAGTGAAAGAAAGCACGACTGATCCAGAGAGTGGCTATATGTATCGAGAAGGAAAGCCTGAAGGCTTTTTCTACTTAGATCATAGAACTACGGATATGAAATATAATATTATTACCGATGTCCATGTCACGGCCGGAAATGTGCACGATTCACGGCCTTATTTGGAGCGCCTTGAACGACAGAAGGAACGCTTTAATTTTGATGTGGAAGCTGTCGCTCTGGACTCCGGTTATCTCACTACGCCAATCTGTCACGCCTTGAATGAACAGAATATTTTCGCTGTCATCGGTCACCGACGTTTTCATCCTACTAAAGGATTAATGCCTAAATGGAAGTTCAAGTATGTCCCAGAGAAAGATCATTATGTTTGTCCAAACGGACAAACATTACCTCTGCGAACAACAAATCGAGAAGGGTATAAAGAATACGCATCTGACCCTAAACAATGTACTGCTTGCCCACTGTTGGCCACATGTACGAAATCAAGAAATCATCGAAAAGTTATCACAAGGCATGTTTGGGAAGGTAGTAAAGATTGGGTGCGGGAAAATCGCCTGAGCCACTCAGGAAAGTTATTATATAAATTGCGAAAAGAAACGATAGAGCGAAGCTTTGCGGATGCGAAACAACTCCACGGGCTTCGCTATTGTAGGTTACGAGGAAGAGAAAAAGTGCAGGAACAGGCGCTGATGACAGCGACCTGTCAGAACATAAAAAAGATAGCCAACCACCTAGCAAAGCTAGGATAG
- a CDS encoding alcohol dehydrogenase catalytic domain-containing protein, with protein sequence MQAVTFQGKENIEVKAVAAPSIENTTDMIVRITATGICGSDLHLYHGGITPEKDYIIGHEPMGIVEEVGSAVQNLKEGDRVVVPFNIGCGECFYCTHQMESQCDNSNGNPHTDAGGLFGFSEQFGDYPGGQAEYLRVPFADFTSFKVPETSELKDESIVFLSDVIPTAYWSVKNSGVKKGDTVIILGAGPIGQMAQKFAWLQGAERVISVDNVPHRLEHAERMNNVETYDFSDNPEIGSLLHSETNGGADVVIDCVGMDGTVPEGVQFGSEHDNQFGTIQPIITASEAVRKFGTVQLTGVYGTEANGFPIGDLFSRNVTLTMGQAPVIHLMPKLYRMIEEGVFDPTDIITHTMKISEAEEAYKIFDEKADNNIKVLLKP encoded by the coding sequence ATGCAAGCAGTCACCTTCCAAGGCAAAGAGAACATCGAAGTAAAGGCAGTGGCGGCCCCTTCGATCGAGAATACGACCGATATGATCGTACGTATTACAGCTACTGGGATCTGCGGTTCTGATCTGCATCTCTATCATGGAGGAATCACACCGGAAAAAGACTATATCATCGGTCATGAACCGATGGGAATCGTGGAAGAGGTAGGTTCTGCTGTGCAGAATTTGAAAGAAGGTGATCGTGTCGTCGTTCCATTCAACATCGGCTGCGGAGAGTGCTTCTACTGTACGCATCAAATGGAAAGCCAATGTGATAACTCAAATGGCAATCCGCATACAGATGCAGGCGGTTTATTCGGGTTTTCCGAACAGTTCGGGGACTATCCCGGCGGACAAGCAGAATACTTGCGTGTGCCATTTGCCGATTTCACTTCCTTCAAAGTACCGGAAACAAGTGAACTGAAGGATGAGAGCATCGTTTTCCTATCGGATGTCATACCGACGGCTTATTGGAGTGTGAAAAACAGCGGTGTCAAGAAAGGTGATACTGTCATTATCCTTGGAGCAGGACCGATTGGCCAAATGGCACAGAAATTTGCTTGGCTGCAAGGTGCAGAGCGCGTCATTTCAGTCGATAATGTACCGCATCGCCTGGAGCACGCTGAACGGATGAACAATGTGGAGACCTATGACTTTTCCGATAATCCGGAAATCGGTTCGCTGCTTCATAGCGAAACAAATGGGGGAGCCGATGTCGTCATCGATTGTGTCGGCATGGATGGAACAGTGCCGGAAGGTGTTCAATTCGGTTCTGAACATGACAATCAATTCGGGACGATCCAGCCGATCATTACTGCTAGTGAAGCTGTACGGAAATTCGGTACGGTACAGCTGACCGGTGTATATGGGACAGAAGCGAACGGCTTCCCGATTGGTGATCTCTTTTCCCGCAATGTGACACTGACAATGGGACAGGCCCCGGTCATCCATTTGATGCCGAAGCTATATCGGATGATCGAGGAAGGAGTATTCGATCCAACGGATATCATCACGCATACGATGAAAATCAGTGAAGCCGAAGAAGCGTATAAGATATTTGATGAAAAGGCGGATAATAACATCAAGGTACTATTGAAGCCATAA
- a CDS encoding LTA synthase family protein, with translation MKKLLASRKGFFTLAVIFLWAKTYLTYQKEFNLDITNAMQEFLLVINPFSASIVFLGLAFLAKGRRMGIWLLVIDFFMSFLLYANVLYYRFFNDFITLPTLKQTDNLSSGMGGSIFGLMEGFDFIYFLDIILLIVLYVYTRKNWTTERLAFRKTAMVIVSGIALFAINLGLAEVDRPQLLQRTFDRTYLVKYLGPYNYTIYDAVQNAKTSTQRVMASPNDVTEVKDFVDKNYAEPNPEYFGKAEGMNVIKIHLESFQSFLINYKLNGEEVTPFLNSLVNDKEITYFDNFFHQTEQGKTADAELLMDNSLYGLPQGSAFSVKGTNTYQAAPAILNQEQGYTSAVFHGDEKTFWNRDEIYKQFGVDHFFDSTYYNMENSINYGLKDKPFFEESMPMLESLPQPFYAHLITLTNHYPFTLDPEDATIDKATTGDTTVDNYFQTARYLDEALEQFFQDLKESGLYDNSVILLYGDHYGISTNHNRAMEQIIGTEITDYENAQLQRVPLMIKAPGLEGGVNHTYGGELDVLPTLEHLLGIDSSKYIQFGTDLLSEEHNGVVGLRNGDFISKDYTVIGDDYYDTETGEVIKDEDEIKEIESEKDELAEKLSLNDKILYGDLLRFYDPEGWTPVNPSDYDYNNRQEEEK, from the coding sequence ATGAAGAAGCTTCTGGCTTCAAGGAAAGGATTTTTTACGCTGGCCGTTATTTTCTTATGGGCCAAGACGTATTTAACCTACCAAAAGGAATTTAATTTAGATATAACAAACGCCATGCAGGAATTCCTGCTCGTAATCAACCCATTCAGTGCGAGCATCGTCTTCCTCGGTCTCGCCTTCTTGGCAAAGGGCAGAAGGATGGGAATCTGGCTGCTGGTCATCGATTTCTTCATGAGCTTCCTGCTTTATGCCAATGTCCTGTACTACCGATTCTTTAATGATTTCATTACGCTGCCTACCTTGAAACAGACGGACAACCTAAGCTCCGGTATGGGCGGCAGCATCTTCGGGCTGATGGAAGGCTTTGATTTCATTTACTTCCTGGACATCATCCTGTTGATTGTATTGTATGTCTACACTAGAAAGAACTGGACTACCGAGCGCCTTGCTTTCCGGAAGACGGCTATGGTCATCGTTTCCGGTATTGCACTATTCGCAATCAACCTGGGATTGGCTGAGGTTGATCGCCCGCAGCTGCTGCAGCGTACATTCGACCGTACGTACTTGGTGAAATACCTTGGACCATATAACTATACGATCTATGATGCAGTACAAAACGCGAAAACTTCCACACAGCGCGTCATGGCTAGTCCGAATGACGTAACGGAAGTAAAGGATTTCGTAGACAAGAATTATGCAGAACCGAATCCAGAATACTTCGGTAAAGCCGAAGGCATGAATGTCATCAAGATTCATTTGGAAAGCTTCCAAAGCTTCCTGATCAATTATAAATTGAATGGTGAAGAAGTGACGCCGTTCCTGAATTCACTGGTGAATGATAAGGAAATCACTTATTTCGACAACTTCTTCCACCAGACAGAACAAGGTAAGACAGCCGATGCGGAGCTATTGATGGATAACTCCCTCTACGGTCTTCCGCAGGGATCTGCCTTTTCTGTAAAAGGTACGAACACATATCAAGCAGCTCCTGCCATCCTGAACCAGGAACAAGGCTATACGAGCGCAGTATTCCACGGTGATGAGAAAACATTCTGGAACCGTGATGAGATTTACAAGCAATTCGGAGTCGATCATTTCTTCGATTCCACGTATTACAACATGGAAAACTCGATCAACTATGGTTTGAAGGACAAGCCTTTCTTCGAGGAATCCATGCCGATGCTAGAGTCGCTGCCACAGCCATTCTATGCCCACTTGATCACGCTGACGAACCACTATCCGTTCACGCTTGATCCGGAGGATGCAACGATCGATAAAGCAACGACAGGCGATACCACTGTCGATAACTACTTCCAGACCGCACGTTATCTGGATGAAGCACTTGAGCAATTCTTCCAAGACTTGAAGGAATCCGGCTTGTATGACAATTCCGTCATTCTGCTTTATGGCGACCATTACGGTATCTCAACGAACCATAATAGAGCAATGGAGCAAATCATCGGTACAGAAATCACCGATTATGAGAATGCACAATTGCAGCGTGTCCCGCTTATGATCAAGGCGCCAGGCCTTGAAGGCGGCGTGAACCATACGTATGGCGGTGAACTTGATGTTCTGCCTACGCTTGAGCATTTGCTTGGCATCGACTCTTCGAAATATATCCAGTTCGGTACCGATTTATTATCAGAAGAGCATAACGGTGTAGTCGGTCTGCGTAATGGCGACTTCATCAGCAAGGATTACACGGTGATCGGTGATGATTATTACGATACCGAAACCGGTGAAGTGATCAAGGATGAAGATGAAATCAAGGAAATCGAGTCCGAAAAAGATGAATTAGCCGAGAAATTAAGTCTCAATGACAAAATCCTATATGGTGACCTGCTCCGCTTCTATGACCCGGAAGGCTGGACACCAGTGAATCCGAGCGATTATGATTATAATAATCGCCAAGAAGAGGAAAAATGA
- a CDS encoding YkvA family protein — protein sequence MKWNLTQLLQKRHAYTPKAKALLQDKEKSKELLANVSTKATDNKGKLAEIWSDLQLMVNMLRDWRKGAYSHLPKKSLIMIAATFLYFLSPVDFVPDFLPGGLLDDVALIAFTFKQIQEDVAAYKQWKREQPIESQTTIVS from the coding sequence ATGAAATGGAACCTGACACAGCTCCTGCAGAAACGGCATGCTTACACACCCAAAGCAAAAGCATTGCTGCAGGATAAGGAGAAATCGAAGGAGCTCCTTGCAAATGTATCGACGAAAGCGACAGATAACAAAGGAAAACTTGCAGAAATATGGTCAGACTTGCAATTGATGGTGAATATGCTCCGCGATTGGCGCAAGGGTGCTTACAGCCATCTGCCGAAAAAGTCACTGATTATGATCGCTGCCACCTTCCTCTATTTCCTGAGTCCGGTCGATTTTGTTCCGGATTTCCTTCCAGGCGGACTGCTTGATGATGTTGCACTCATCGCTTTCACGTTCAAGCAGATACAGGAGGATGTAGCAGCATACAAGCAATGGAAACGCGAGCAGCCAATTGAAAGTCAAACAACGATCGTTTCGTAA
- the tnpA gene encoding IS200/IS605 family transposase, with protein sequence MKDMNSLAHTTWNCKYHVVFAPKYRRQVIYGKYKKSIGQIIRDLCERKGVIIHEANACPDHIHMLISIPPKLSVSQFMGYLKGKSSLMIFDRHANLKYRYGNRKFWCRGFYVDTVGRNKKQIQEYIRNQLKEDYMGDQLTLFEEYDPFTGEKNRKK encoded by the coding sequence ATGAAGGACATGAACAGTTTAGCACATACAACATGGAATTGTAAGTATCACGTAGTATTTGCGCCAAAGTACAGAAGGCAGGTTATTTACGGAAAATACAAAAAGAGTATCGGACAAATTATTAGGGATTTATGTGAACGGAAAGGTGTGATTATCCATGAAGCAAATGCTTGTCCGGATCACATTCATATGTTGATAAGTATCCCGCCGAAATTAAGTGTGTCACAATTTATGGGATACTTAAAAGGGAAAAGTAGTTTAATGATATTCGATCGTCATGCCAATTTAAAATATAGATATGGAAATCGAAAATTTTGGTGTCGAGGATTCTATGTTGATACAGTCGGGAGAAATAAGAAACAAATACAAGAATATATTAGGAATCAGCTAAAAGAGGACTATATGGGCGATCAATTGACATTATTCGAAGAGTACGATCCATTTACAGGAGAAAAAAATCGGAAGAAATAA
- a CDS encoding AI-2E family transporter, which translates to MPDLERTNQGKFRKFFLNNKFVIAMLILFIIGLNILVYSKVSFIFTPVVVIVKTVILPIILTGIVYYLTVPIVNYLEKKRVKRIYSIIVLYLVIIGLLTILISSVIPVLKEQTLSLIDNSTVYFEQGVDMVQSITGSNIVNQIQQSGNIDFNQILNELQTRGTSMLNNLFSNLSSFVGAVTEVIISIVTVPFILFYLLKDGKKLPVYILKLLPVRFRSQTYEVMSEMNHQISSYIRGQIIVSFVIGVLLYIGYLIIGLEYAPVLAVIAAFTSVVPYLGPAIAITPAIIIAIVTSPFMLLKLIVVWTVVQLVEGKFITPQIMGRNIRVHPITIIFVILTAGNLFGVVGVILAVPGYAILKVIVTHTFHWFKKRSHLYEEPTNTN; encoded by the coding sequence ATGCCAGACTTGGAGCGTACCAATCAGGGGAAGTTCAGAAAATTCTTCCTGAATAATAAATTTGTCATCGCGATGCTGATTCTTTTCATCATCGGGTTGAATATATTAGTCTACTCGAAAGTATCATTTATTTTCACACCTGTTGTTGTCATAGTGAAAACAGTGATACTGCCCATCATTTTAACTGGTATTGTCTATTACTTGACAGTACCGATCGTCAATTACTTGGAGAAAAAGCGGGTAAAGCGGATATATTCCATCATTGTCCTCTATCTTGTCATCATTGGGCTGCTGACCATCCTTATCAGCTCCGTCATTCCTGTCTTGAAGGAGCAGACATTGAGTCTGATCGACAATAGTACAGTATACTTCGAACAAGGCGTCGATATGGTCCAATCCATAACAGGAAGCAACATCGTCAATCAGATTCAGCAATCAGGGAATATCGATTTCAATCAGATATTGAATGAATTACAGACTCGCGGAACAAGCATGCTGAACAATCTGTTCTCTAATTTGAGCAGCTTCGTCGGTGCGGTCACGGAAGTGATCATCTCGATTGTGACAGTACCTTTCATCCTCTTTTATTTATTGAAGGATGGCAAGAAACTGCCGGTCTACATTTTGAAATTGCTTCCGGTACGTTTCCGCAGCCAAACATATGAAGTGATGTCCGAGATGAATCATCAGATCAGTTCCTACATACGCGGACAGATCATCGTCAGTTTCGTCATTGGTGTATTGCTGTATATTGGTTATTTGATCATCGGTCTCGAATACGCACCAGTACTTGCTGTCATTGCAGCATTCACGAGTGTCGTTCCCTATCTTGGACCTGCCATCGCCATTACGCCCGCAATCATCATTGCGATTGTGACATCACCGTTCATGCTGCTGAAGCTGATCGTTGTCTGGACGGTCGTTCAGCTGGTTGAAGGAAAATTCATCACACCGCAGATCATGGGCCGCAATATTCGCGTTCACCCGATCACCATCATCTTTGTGATCCTCACCGCAGGAAATCTGTTCGGTGTTGTCGGCGTCATCCTGGCTGTACCTGGATATGCAATCCTGAAAGTAATTGTGACCCATACATTCCATTGGTTCAAAAAAAGATCCCATCTTTACGAGGAACCAACCAATACAAACTAA